Proteins encoded within one genomic window of Rhodothermales bacterium:
- a CDS encoding DUF6090 family protein, which yields MIRFFRSIRQKLLVENRFTKYLVYALGEIVLVVIGILIALQVNNWNEHRKSLAREQKYLVAIRGELRNNLASLNREKARLAAALEAQRMLIRLVEAETDTVSERFLSTLLGRSFSDEIALPYEHGVFTELLSTGGLSDLTNDSIKTEIASWDGKMRDVELQEAELALYRNTITQYFIDHIDFKTMFADPGRTAMAKDGRSLANHSNLHLLHDQTFENYLLLYQVLGDVQYEMKYPALEADIQTLLDRVEREIDG from the coding sequence ATGATTCGATTCTTCAGGAGCATCCGCCAGAAGCTGCTGGTGGAGAACCGGTTCACGAAGTATCTCGTGTATGCCCTGGGCGAGATCGTGCTCGTCGTCATCGGCATCCTGATCGCGCTGCAGGTCAACAACTGGAACGAGCACCGAAAGTCGCTGGCCCGCGAACAGAAATATCTGGTGGCGATCCGTGGTGAACTCAGGAATAATCTCGCATCGCTTAATCGAGAAAAGGCCAGGCTTGCCGCAGCGCTGGAGGCGCAACGCATGCTCATCCGGCTAGTCGAGGCGGAAACGGATACCGTGAGCGAACGCTTCCTGTCGACGCTCTTAGGACGGTCGTTCTCCGACGAAATCGCGCTGCCGTACGAACACGGGGTGTTTACCGAGCTGTTGAGCACGGGAGGGCTCAGCGACCTCACGAACGACAGCATCAAGACGGAGATTGCATCCTGGGATGGCAAGATGCGCGACGTGGAGTTACAGGAGGCGGAGCTGGCGTTGTACCGCAACACCATCACCCAGTATTTTATCGACCACATCGACTTCAAGACCATGTTCGCCGATCCGGGACGGACCGCGATGGCGAAGGATGGCCGGTCGCTGGCAAACCACAGCAACCTGCACCTGTTGCACGATCAGACGTTCGAGAATTATCTGTTGCTGTACCAGGTGCTGGGGGACGTGCAGTATGAGATGAAGTACCCCGCACTGGAAGCCGACATCCAGACCTTGCTGGATCGTGTGGAGCGCGAAATCGATGGGTGA
- a CDS encoding SRPBCC domain-containing protein, with translation MSTFSTLRHILATPAAVFAAISDPVRLARWWGPDGFTNTFEICEFEAGGRWIFTMHGPNGAAYANESVFEEIVPDTLVRIRHVSPPHFVLTVALEPRGAGTLVTWEQVFADADVAERVRHIVEPSNEQNLDRLMVEVAG, from the coding sequence ATGTCGACCTTTTCCACCTTGCGTCACATCCTCGCAACGCCTGCCGCTGTCTTCGCCGCGATCAGCGATCCCGTGCGCCTCGCCCGCTGGTGGGGGCCGGACGGGTTCACCAACACGTTCGAGATCTGCGAATTCGAGGCCGGCGGCCGATGGATCTTCACGATGCACGGTCCGAACGGCGCCGCCTATGCGAATGAGTCCGTTTTCGAGGAAATCGTCCCCGACACCCTCGTTCGGATCCGGCATGTTTCGCCGCCGCACTTCGTGTTGACCGTCGCGCTCGAACCGCGCGGCGCGGGCACGCTCGTGACGTGGGAGCAGGTGTTCGCGGATGCCGATGTCGCCGAACGCGTCCGCCACATCGTGGAGCCGTCAAACGAGCAGAACCTGGATCGGCTGATGGTTGAGGTGGCCGGGTAG
- the katG gene encoding catalase/peroxidase HPI, whose product MSTEPKCPVNHTAGGGTSNRDWWPNQLKLELLNQHSEKSNPMGEDFDYAEAFNALDLAAVKKDLAALMTDSQDWWPADFGHYGPLFIRMAWHSAGTYRTGDGRGGGGRGQQRFAPLNSWPDNVSLDKARRLLWPIKQKYGRKISWADLMILAGNVALETMGFKTFGFAGGREDVWEPDMDVYWGAEKDWLADQRYSGERDLENPLAAVQMGLIYVNPEGPNGNPDPVAAAKDIRETFARMAMNDEETVALIAGGHTFGKTHGAGPATHVGAEPEAAGIEEQGLGWRSSFGSGIGGDSITSGLEVTWTTTPTKWSNNFFWNLFSFEWELTKSPAGAHQWTPKHGAGAGTVPHAHDKSKRIAPAMLTTDLSLRFDPIYEKISRRFMENPDEFADAFARAWFKLTHRDMGPRARYLGPEVPAEELIWQDPIPEVDHPLIDAKDIADLKKQLLASGLSVSELVSTAWASASTFRGSDKRGGANGARIRLAPQKDWAVNNPKQLSKVLTTLEGIQSTFNAAAAGGKKVSLADLIVLGGCAGVEQAAKNAGVEVTVPFTPGRMDASAEQTDAEAFDVLEPIADGFRNYVKGRYTIPAEALLVDKAQLLTLTAPEMTVLVGGMRMLGTNAGGTTHGVFTRKPGALTNDFFVNLLDMGTVWKPGSNGSGVYEGRDRKTGEVKWTGTRVDLVFGSNSVLRALAEVYGASDAKEKFVRDFVAAWDKVMNLDRFDLK is encoded by the coding sequence ATGTCAACCGAACCCAAATGCCCCGTTAATCATACGGCTGGCGGCGGTACCTCCAACCGCGACTGGTGGCCGAACCAGTTGAAGCTCGAACTCCTCAACCAGCACTCCGAAAAGTCCAACCCGATGGGTGAGGACTTCGATTACGCGGAGGCCTTCAATGCCCTGGACCTCGCCGCCGTGAAGAAGGATCTCGCGGCGCTGATGACCGACTCGCAGGACTGGTGGCCGGCGGACTTCGGCCACTACGGCCCGCTCTTCATCCGCATGGCCTGGCACAGCGCCGGCACCTACCGCACCGGCGACGGCCGCGGCGGCGGCGGCCGCGGGCAGCAGCGCTTCGCGCCCCTCAACAGCTGGCCCGACAACGTCAGCCTCGACAAGGCGCGCCGCCTGCTCTGGCCGATCAAACAGAAATACGGCCGCAAGATCTCCTGGGCCGACCTCATGATCCTCGCCGGCAACGTCGCCCTCGAGACGATGGGCTTCAAGACCTTCGGGTTCGCCGGCGGGCGCGAGGATGTCTGGGAGCCGGACATGGACGTCTACTGGGGCGCCGAAAAGGACTGGCTGGCCGACCAGCGCTACTCCGGCGAACGCGATCTCGAAAACCCGCTCGCGGCCGTGCAGATGGGCCTCATCTACGTCAACCCCGAAGGCCCCAACGGCAACCCCGACCCCGTCGCCGCCGCGAAGGATATCCGCGAGACGTTCGCGCGCATGGCGATGAACGACGAGGAGACCGTCGCGCTCATCGCCGGCGGCCACACCTTTGGCAAAACCCACGGCGCCGGCCCCGCGACGCACGTCGGCGCCGAGCCCGAGGCGGCCGGCATCGAGGAACAGGGGCTGGGATGGCGGAGCAGCTTCGGCTCGGGCATCGGCGGCGACTCGATCACCAGCGGCCTGGAGGTCACCTGGACCACCACCCCCACGAAGTGGAGCAACAACTTCTTCTGGAACCTCTTCAGCTTCGAGTGGGAGCTGACGAAAAGCCCCGCCGGTGCGCACCAGTGGACGCCGAAGCACGGCGCCGGCGCCGGCACGGTGCCGCACGCCCACGACAAATCCAAACGCATCGCACCCGCGATGCTGACCACCGACCTCTCCCTGCGGTTCGATCCGATCTATGAGAAGATCTCCCGCCGGTTCATGGAGAACCCGGATGAGTTCGCCGACGCGTTCGCCCGCGCCTGGTTCAAATTGACGCACCGCGACATGGGGCCGCGCGCGCGGTACCTGGGTCCGGAAGTGCCGGCCGAAGAACTCATCTGGCAGGATCCGATCCCCGAAGTCGACCATCCGCTGATCGACGCGAAGGATATCGCCGACCTGAAAAAGCAGTTGCTCGCGAGCGGCCTGTCCGTTTCCGAGCTGGTGTCTACCGCCTGGGCGTCGGCGTCGACCTTCCGCGGGTCCGACAAGCGCGGCGGCGCGAACGGCGCCCGGATCCGGCTGGCTCCGCAGAAGGACTGGGCCGTCAACAACCCGAAACAGCTGTCGAAGGTGCTCACGACGCTCGAAGGCATCCAGAGCACGTTCAACGCGGCCGCCGCCGGCGGCAAGAAGGTCTCGTTGGCCGATCTGATCGTGCTCGGCGGCTGCGCCGGCGTGGAGCAGGCGGCGAAGAACGCCGGCGTCGAGGTCACGGTGCCGTTCACCCCGGGCCGCATGGACGCCTCGGCGGAGCAGACCGACGCCGAAGCGTTCGACGTGCTCGAGCCCATCGCGGACGGCTTCCGCAACTACGTAAAGGGCCGCTACACCATCCCGGCCGAGGCGCTGCTGGTCGACAAGGCACAGCTGCTCACCCTCACTGCTCCGGAGATGACGGTGCTCGTGGGCGGGATGCGCATGCTGGGCACCAACGCCGGCGGGACGACGCACGGCGTCTTTACCAGAAAGCCCGGCGCGCTGACGAACGACTTCTTCGTCAACCTGCTCGACATGGGCACCGTGTGGAAACCCGGCTCGAACGGCTCGGGCGTCTACGAAGGCCGCGACCGCAAGACGGGCGAGGTGAAGTGGACCGGCACGCGGGTCGACCTCGTTTTCGGCTCGAACTCCGTCCTCCGCGCCCTGGCCGAAGTCTACGGCGCATCGGACGCAAAGGAGAAGTTCGTGCGCGACTTCGTGGCCGCGTGGGACAAGGTGATGAACCTGGACCGGTTCGACCTGAAGTAA
- a CDS encoding cold-shock protein translates to MANGKVKWFNTEKGFGFIEPADGSKDIFVHRNSVAGLGYDEGLRDGEEVEYEVERTPKGLSAANVKRFN, encoded by the coding sequence ATGGCTAACGGTAAAGTAAAGTGGTTCAACACCGAAAAAGGCTTCGGCTTTATTGAACCCGCTGATGGCAGCAAGGACATTTTTGTGCATCGCAACAGCGTCGCCGGCCTCGGCTACGACGAAGGTCTTCGCGATGGCGAAGAAGTCGAATACGAAGTCGAGCGCACGCCGAAAGGCCTGAGCGCGGCGAACGTGAAGCGCTTCAACTAG
- a CDS encoding phage tail sheath C-terminal domain-containing protein: MAKYKTPGVYITETSAFPATVVPVDTAVPAFVGYTERAAYAGTSLRGVPRRITSFAEYEACFGGSPAFGFQIEEADPAEADFTAGAMAYRLLQTDGLFLLHRCLRHFFANGGGACYIVSVGDYAEPIDAGRLGDGIAALERERDVTVLVAPETTRLDAVGSSAVHRAMLAHSGGRMKNRCAILDIRDGHRPRNDPSGDAIDAFRAGVGAAYLDFGAAYYPWLNTTVVGPDEILYTAFAPVERLQALLREELGVPEAVDPCAPAAVKQLAAAIADIASTWDAASPAERAAKQQEVNLNLLAISPLFHQMCDAARLKANLLPPAAAMAGLYTMVDNSRGVWKAPANVSLNAVVSPAVAISQAEQEDLNVDPVSGKSVNAIRTFIGQGVLVWGARTLDGNSADWRYINVRRTMLMVEESIRIALKAFVFEPNDANTWATVRSMISNFLTGIWKAGGLAGATPNDAFGVRVGLGETMTAQDILDGLLRVTVFVAITRPAEFIVLNLELKLTPP; this comes from the coding sequence ATGGCCAAATACAAAACACCCGGCGTGTATATCACCGAGACGTCCGCGTTCCCCGCTACGGTCGTGCCGGTGGATACCGCCGTCCCGGCGTTTGTCGGCTATACGGAGAGGGCGGCGTACGCCGGCACATCGCTACGCGGCGTGCCCCGGCGCATCACGTCGTTCGCAGAGTACGAGGCCTGCTTCGGCGGGAGCCCGGCGTTTGGCTTTCAGATCGAGGAAGCGGACCCTGCGGAGGCCGATTTTACCGCCGGCGCCATGGCGTACAGGCTGCTACAGACCGACGGCCTGTTTCTCCTCCACCGGTGCCTGCGGCATTTCTTTGCAAACGGGGGAGGCGCCTGCTACATCGTCTCGGTAGGGGATTACGCCGAGCCGATCGACGCCGGCCGGCTCGGCGACGGCATCGCCGCGCTCGAGCGCGAACGCGACGTCACCGTGCTCGTCGCTCCGGAAACGACGCGGCTCGATGCCGTGGGAAGCAGCGCGGTGCACCGGGCCATGCTCGCCCACAGCGGCGGGCGGATGAAAAACCGTTGTGCGATCCTCGACATCCGGGACGGTCATCGGCCGCGTAACGACCCCTCGGGGGATGCCATCGACGCCTTTCGCGCCGGCGTGGGTGCGGCCTACCTGGACTTCGGGGCGGCCTATTACCCCTGGCTGAACACGACCGTCGTGGGCCCCGACGAGATCTTGTACACCGCCTTCGCCCCCGTCGAGCGGTTGCAGGCCCTCTTGCGCGAGGAACTGGGCGTCCCCGAGGCGGTCGACCCCTGCGCGCCGGCCGCCGTGAAGCAGCTGGCCGCGGCGATTGCCGATATCGCGTCGACCTGGGACGCGGCGTCGCCGGCCGAACGCGCCGCGAAGCAGCAGGAAGTGAACCTCAACCTCCTCGCGATCAGTCCGCTCTTCCACCAGATGTGTGATGCCGCCCGGCTAAAAGCCAACCTGCTGCCGCCGGCCGCCGCGATGGCGGGCCTCTACACGATGGTGGACAACAGCCGGGGCGTCTGGAAAGCGCCGGCGAATGTGTCGCTGAACGCCGTCGTGTCGCCGGCCGTCGCCATCTCGCAGGCCGAGCAGGAGGACCTCAACGTCGATCCCGTATCCGGTAAATCCGTCAACGCCATCCGCACCTTCATCGGCCAGGGCGTGCTGGTCTGGGGCGCGCGGACGCTGGACGGCAACAGCGCGGACTGGCGCTATATCAACGTGCGCCGAACGATGCTCATGGTGGAGGAATCCATCCGCATCGCGCTGAAGGCGTTCGTCTTCGAGCCCAACGACGCCAACACGTGGGCGACGGTCCGGTCCATGATTTCCAATTTTCTGACGGGGATATGGAAGGCCGGCGGGCTGGCCGGCGCAACGCCGAATGACGCCTTCGGCGTGCGCGTGGGCCTGGGAGAGACCATGACGGCGCAGGATATCCTGGATGGGCTGCTGCGCGTGACCGTCTTCGTCGCGATCACCCGGCCCGCCGAATTTATCGTCCTCAACCTCGAACTCAAGCTAACGCCCCCCTGA
- a CDS encoding VOC family protein, which produces MRIEHWGYQVADPAATAAWYAEHLGFTVTRLLHNNANAHFLADGSGRVMIEIYNNPRISVPDYAAMDPLLAHLAFVCDDVPATIAALVAAGATVVGPAQTTPAGDTLAMLRDPWGMAIQLCHRAEPMV; this is translated from the coding sequence ATGCGCATCGAACACTGGGGTTATCAGGTGGCTGATCCGGCCGCGACGGCCGCCTGGTACGCCGAGCACCTCGGCTTCACCGTCACGCGTCTGCTGCACAACAACGCGAACGCGCATTTCCTGGCGGACGGATCCGGCCGGGTGATGATCGAGATCTACAACAACCCGCGCATCTCCGTCCCGGACTACGCGGCGATGGATCCGCTCCTGGCGCACCTGGCGTTTGTCTGCGACGACGTGCCGGCGACGATCGCGGCGCTCGTGGCCGCTGGGGCGACGGTCGTCGGGCCCGCCCAGACCACGCCGGCCGGCGACACCCTCGCCATGCTCCGGGATCCCTGGGGGATGGCCATCCAGCTCTGCCACCGCGCCGAGCCGATGGTGTAG
- a CDS encoding type II toxin-antitoxin system death-on-curing family toxin, protein MEEPIWLSTIQVRLLHAESLRLFGGGTGLRDEGLLESVLARLQQRFAYEKSVDIETLAAEYAYGLARNHPFVDGNKRVALLAIRSFL, encoded by the coding sequence GTGGAAGAACCGATCTGGCTTTCGACCATTCAGGTTCGTTTGCTGCATGCTGAATCGCTGCGATTGTTCGGCGGCGGCACCGGCTTGCGCGATGAGGGCTTGCTGGAGAGCGTCCTCGCACGTCTACAGCAGCGGTTCGCCTATGAAAAAAGCGTCGACATTGAGACGCTTGCCGCCGAGTATGCATACGGCCTTGCTCGCAATCACCCCTTCGTGGATGGCAACAAGCGGGTGGCCCTTCTTGCGATCAGGTCCTTTTTGTAA
- a CDS encoding TlpA disulfide reductase family protein, with protein MKIYVGYLASALLLLTLPAIAQELTPLPQPAEELFVPFGETRTLLDRQGVHVEGMRSKPEEALYLPDVDTTGARYLTLYYSRDVAGHEGDFTLSILTVPYDGGLLLYADLNNDEDLRNDGPPQRLADSTGAVTFALVAPNDPMQVTHRTVLHIPTGVRTGQLSQAWFAGMMDEDGNLKPMFKNLMNISGEKGTFLFDERPVLARGMLARDSDTLAVGVFDFNVNGRYDDEEDLLLVDLDRDGRLIHTGDSAHVFKLNEVFEIDGRRYRLSHVDPYGRGVRFVEVSDLPTGDYLAEQKAAYDAAEMKPRGTIDLDSAFWALEMPTLDGDTLRLADLRGRPLLLNVWGEWCAPCRMEMPMLIEADGLHTPEELLIVGVLSSSDEEAARAYLDAIGATWKQVRITDAFRDRVNLRMYPTNLLVGAAGETAIEAGVVNLRFVEQWLIGR; from the coding sequence ATGAAGATATACGTCGGGTATCTGGCCTCCGCTCTGCTCCTCCTTACGCTGCCGGCTATCGCGCAAGAACTCACTCCGCTCCCTCAGCCTGCGGAGGAGTTATTCGTCCCGTTCGGCGAAACCCGCACACTCCTGGACCGCCAAGGAGTGCATGTCGAAGGGATGAGATCGAAGCCCGAAGAAGCGCTCTATCTCCCTGATGTCGACACCACTGGCGCCCGCTACCTGACGCTCTATTATAGTCGTGACGTCGCCGGCCACGAGGGCGACTTTACGCTCTCGATTCTGACGGTGCCTTATGATGGAGGACTGCTCCTCTACGCCGACCTCAATAACGACGAGGACCTGCGCAACGATGGCCCTCCGCAACGGCTCGCGGATAGCACGGGCGCGGTCACCTTTGCACTCGTTGCGCCGAACGATCCGATGCAGGTCACGCACCGGACCGTGCTGCACATACCGACCGGTGTGCGGACCGGACAGCTGAGTCAGGCCTGGTTCGCCGGCATGATGGATGAAGATGGCAACCTGAAGCCGATGTTCAAGAATCTGATGAACATCAGCGGAGAAAAAGGGACGTTTCTGTTTGACGAGCGGCCTGTGTTGGCGCGTGGGATGCTGGCTCGCGACAGCGACACACTCGCTGTCGGCGTCTTCGATTTTAACGTGAACGGCCGGTACGACGACGAGGAGGATTTGCTGTTGGTCGATCTGGATCGCGACGGCCGGCTGATCCATACCGGCGACAGCGCGCATGTCTTCAAGCTCAACGAAGTGTTCGAGATCGACGGGCGGCGGTACCGGTTGAGCCATGTGGATCCATATGGTCGCGGCGTCCGCTTTGTGGAGGTGTCGGATCTACCGACGGGGGACTACCTGGCGGAACAGAAGGCCGCGTACGATGCGGCGGAGATGAAGCCACGGGGAACGATCGATCTGGATTCGGCCTTCTGGGCCCTGGAGATGCCCACGCTGGACGGCGACACGCTGCGACTCGCCGACCTGCGCGGCCGGCCGCTTCTGCTCAATGTATGGGGCGAGTGGTGTGCGCCGTGCCGCATGGAGATGCCGATGCTGATTGAGGCGGACGGCCTGCACACGCCCGAGGAGCTGCTGATCGTCGGCGTGCTCTCTTCGAGTGACGAGGAAGCGGCCCGAGCCTATCTGGATGCCATTGGCGCGACGTGGAAGCAGGTGCGGATCACGGACGCATTCCGCGACCGGGTGAACCTGCGGATGTATCCCACCAACCTGCTGGTCGGTGCGGCCGGCGAGACAGCCATAGAGGCCGGTGTGGTCAACCTGCGGTTCGTCGAGCAGTGGCTGATCGGGCGGTGA
- a CDS encoding sulfatase, translated as MTRPLGLLALLLLPALLPGCSSLNGQSVSPPNIVIIFADDLGYGDVGFNGHPTIHTPNLDRMAAEGMKFTSFYAAASVCTPSRAGLMTGRLPIRSGMASNSRRVLFPDSKLGLPAEEITIAEALKESGYATAAFGKWHLGHLPPYLPTRNGFDYYYGIPYSNDMDRVVDGGREAFWAPKVEYWNVPLMRDEEIIERPADQTTITRRYTEEAVRFIKEHKQGPFFVYLAHSMVHVPLFRSDAFAGVSRRGLFGDAMEEVDWSVGQVLDALREEGLAENTLVFFTSDNGPWLVFDTHGGSAGLLRGGKGMTWEGGMREPSVAWWPGTIAPGQVSAALTTTMDYLPTALELTGRALPNDRVIDGRSLLPILRGDTDHEIHDTYFYYRGTTLQAVRKGPWKAHYITQWEYEADNQRAEHDPPLLFNLDEDPSEQYDVAAGHPDILADIAAEVARHQAEMVARPTQLEERIETE; from the coding sequence ATGACCCGCCCCCTCGGACTCCTCGCCCTCCTCCTCCTGCCGGCCCTGCTCCCCGGCTGCTCCTCCCTGAACGGACAGTCCGTTTCGCCGCCGAACATCGTCATCATCTTCGCCGACGACCTCGGCTACGGCGACGTCGGGTTCAACGGCCACCCGACGATCCACACGCCCAACCTCGACCGGATGGCCGCGGAGGGGATGAAGTTTACCTCGTTTTATGCGGCGGCGTCGGTGTGCACCCCCAGCCGCGCCGGCCTGATGACCGGGCGCCTGCCCATCCGCAGCGGCATGGCGAGCAACAGCCGGCGCGTGCTGTTCCCCGATTCGAAGCTCGGCCTCCCCGCCGAGGAGATCACCATCGCCGAGGCGCTCAAGGAAAGCGGCTACGCCACGGCCGCGTTCGGCAAATGGCATCTCGGCCACCTGCCGCCGTACCTGCCGACGCGCAACGGGTTCGACTACTACTACGGCATCCCGTATTCGAACGACATGGACCGCGTGGTGGACGGTGGGCGCGAGGCGTTCTGGGCGCCGAAGGTCGAGTACTGGAACGTCCCGCTCATGCGGGATGAGGAGATCATCGAACGGCCGGCCGACCAGACGACGATCACCCGGCGCTACACCGAGGAGGCCGTCCGCTTCATCAAGGAGCATAAACAGGGGCCGTTTTTCGTCTATCTCGCGCACAGCATGGTGCATGTCCCGCTGTTCCGGTCGGATGCCTTCGCCGGCGTGAGCCGGCGCGGGCTCTTCGGCGACGCCATGGAGGAGGTCGACTGGAGCGTCGGCCAGGTGCTCGATGCGCTGCGGGAGGAGGGGCTGGCCGAAAACACGCTCGTCTTCTTCACCAGCGACAACGGACCCTGGCTCGTCTTCGATACGCACGGGGGCTCGGCCGGACTGCTGCGCGGCGGCAAAGGGATGACGTGGGAAGGCGGCATGCGCGAGCCCTCGGTGGCGTGGTGGCCCGGTACCATCGCGCCCGGGCAGGTCAGCGCGGCCCTCACCACCACGATGGACTACCTGCCCACCGCGCTGGAGCTGACCGGCCGCGCGCTCCCGAACGACCGTGTCATCGACGGACGCAGTCTGCTCCCGATTCTCCGGGGCGACACGGACCACGAGATCCACGACACCTACTTCTACTACCGGGGGACGACGCTCCAGGCGGTGCGGAAGGGCCCGTGGAAAGCCCACTACATCACCCAGTGGGAATACGAGGCCGACAACCAGCGCGCCGAGCACGACCCGCCGCTCCTTTTTAATCTCGACGAGGATCCGTCGGAGCAGTACGACGTCGCCGCCGGGCACCCCGACATCCTGGCCGATATCGCGGCCGAGGTAGCGCGGCATCAGGCCGAGATGGTGGCCCGCCCGACGCAGCTGGAGGAACGGATCGAAACCGAGTGA
- a CDS encoding SRPBCC family protein has translation MQITVETTVAAPIEAVWHAYTTPEDIIQWNAASDDWHTTAATVDLRAGGDFSSRMEAKDGSMGFDFAGTYTQIVEHERIAYDFGDRKAVVEFADAPDGVRVRVTFDAETEHPLDMQRDGWQAILNNFKRHVEAGV, from the coding sequence ATGCAAATCACCGTTGAAACCACCGTCGCCGCGCCGATCGAGGCGGTCTGGCACGCCTACACGACGCCCGAGGACATCATCCAGTGGAACGCCGCTTCCGACGACTGGCACACGACCGCCGCGACGGTCGATTTGCGGGCCGGCGGGGACTTTTCCTCCCGGATGGAGGCGAAGGATGGGAGCATGGGTTTTGACTTCGCCGGCACGTATACGCAGATCGTCGAGCACGAACGGATCGCGTACGACTTCGGCGACCGCAAGGCCGTGGTCGAGTTCGCCGATGCTCCGGACGGCGTCCGGGTCCGCGTTACGTTCGACGCTGAGACGGAGCACCCACTCGACATGCAGCGCGACGGCTGGCAGGCGATCCTGAACAACTTCAAGCGGCATGTCGAGGCCGGCGTGTAG
- a CDS encoding DUF4287 domain-containing protein, whose product MTDSSKIKGPASYFPSIEKTYGQPISHWMAILDGMTDLKHMERVAALKAEHNLGHGHANALVAYHRSVNEAK is encoded by the coding sequence ATGACCGATTCGTCGAAAATCAAAGGCCCGGCCTCCTATTTCCCGTCCATCGAAAAGACGTACGGGCAACCCATCAGCCACTGGATGGCGATACTGGATGGGATGACCGATCTGAAGCATATGGAACGCGTGGCGGCGCTCAAGGCCGAACACAACCTCGGGCACGGACACGCCAACGCGCTCGTCGCCTATCATCGTTCCGTAAACGAAGCGAAATGA
- a CDS encoding alpha/beta hydrolase → MSPASAQEATTAIEVYKVVGMDTLRLHVFYPPSDTSSSRAPAIVFFFGGGWVNGSPEQFFPHARYFASRGMVAISAEYRIKSRHGTTPFESVEDGKSAIRWVRAHAGELGVDPERIVAAGGSAGGQVAAAAGMLDAFDAAGEDLHMSSRPQALVLFNPVIDNGPEGYGYERIGDRYTAFSPLHNVDAQSPPTVLFLGTADALIPVATATRFEALMEGAGVRCDVHLYDEQPHGFFNYRDGDNPYYYHTVREADLFLKSLGYLAGEPTL, encoded by the coding sequence GTGTCTCCCGCCTCCGCTCAGGAGGCGACCACCGCCATCGAGGTTTACAAGGTGGTGGGGATGGACACGCTGCGGCTGCATGTGTTTTACCCACCGTCTGACACCTCATCCTCGCGCGCCCCCGCGATCGTATTCTTTTTCGGCGGAGGGTGGGTAAACGGGAGCCCCGAACAATTTTTTCCACACGCGCGCTATTTCGCCTCGCGCGGGATGGTGGCGATCTCCGCCGAATACCGGATCAAGAGCCGCCACGGCACGACGCCGTTCGAGAGCGTCGAAGACGGCAAGTCGGCGATCCGCTGGGTGCGCGCGCATGCCGGCGAGCTGGGCGTGGATCCCGAGCGTATCGTGGCCGCCGGCGGGTCGGCCGGCGGACAGGTCGCGGCGGCTGCGGGAATGCTGGACGCGTTCGACGCGGCCGGCGAGGACCTGCACATGAGCAGTCGCCCGCAAGCCCTCGTCCTGTTCAATCCGGTCATCGACAACGGCCCGGAAGGATACGGCTACGAGCGGATCGGGGATCGATACACGGCCTTCTCGCCCCTGCACAACGTCGATGCGCAGTCGCCGCCGACCGTGCTTTTCCTGGGGACGGCCGACGCCCTCATTCCTGTGGCCACCGCGACGCGGTTTGAGGCCTTGATGGAGGGCGCCGGCGTCCGGTGCGACGTGCACCTGTACGACGAACAGCCCCACGGCTTTTTTAACTATCGGGACGGGGATAATCCGTATTACTACCACACGGTGCGCGAGGCAGACCTGTTCCTGAAGTCGCTGGGATACCTTGCGGGCGAACCCACGCTGTAG